From Streptomyces griseorubiginosus, one genomic window encodes:
- a CDS encoding CoA transferase, translating to MDTQGNGPDGRGGAAGPAGRTALHGLRIADFSRVLAGPYATMLLADLGADVVKVERPGTGDETRAWHPPADQDGTSTYFLSVNRNKRSVVLDLTTETGLEQARALIAESDVLVENFRPGTMERLGLGHRELLARQPELVYCSISGFGSGAGAAIPGYDLLVQAVGGLMSVTGTADGEPVKAGVALVDVITGLHASLGILAALRHRDATGEGQLVEVNLLGSLLSAMVNQASAFAVAGVVPGRMGNAHPSIAPYETLPTADRPIALAVGNDRQFAALAEVVGDPGLAVDDRFRTNTDRVAHRAALRDILTERLGAAGADHWTTALLAAGVPAGPVNTLDEAFAFAHKLGLPGIVEIPAVPADGAQARPFRQIAHPIGLSGTPAQYRLPPPSLGRHTAQILNDPSDQPIS from the coding sequence ATGGACACCCAGGGCAACGGACCGGACGGACGGGGCGGTGCGGCCGGCCCGGCGGGGCGGACCGCGCTGCACGGACTGCGCATCGCGGACTTCTCCCGGGTGCTCGCGGGACCCTACGCCACCATGCTCCTCGCCGACCTCGGCGCCGACGTGGTGAAGGTGGAGCGCCCGGGGACCGGGGACGAGACCCGGGCCTGGCACCCCCCGGCGGACCAGGACGGCACCTCGACGTACTTCCTGAGCGTCAACCGGAACAAGAGGTCCGTCGTCCTGGACCTCACCACCGAGACCGGTCTCGAACAGGCCCGCGCCCTGATCGCCGAGTCCGACGTCCTGGTGGAGAACTTCCGCCCCGGCACCATGGAACGGCTGGGCCTCGGCCATCGTGAACTCCTGGCCCGGCAGCCTGAGTTGGTCTACTGCTCGATCAGCGGTTTCGGCAGCGGCGCGGGCGCCGCGATCCCCGGCTACGACCTCCTCGTCCAGGCGGTCGGCGGTCTGATGAGCGTGACCGGGACCGCGGACGGGGAGCCGGTGAAGGCCGGCGTGGCCCTGGTCGACGTGATCACCGGACTGCACGCCTCACTCGGCATCCTCGCCGCGCTACGGCACCGGGACGCCACCGGCGAAGGGCAGCTCGTGGAGGTGAACCTGCTCGGCTCGCTGCTGTCGGCCATGGTCAACCAGGCCTCGGCCTTCGCCGTCGCCGGGGTGGTGCCGGGCCGGATGGGCAACGCGCACCCGAGCATCGCCCCGTACGAGACCCTGCCGACCGCGGACCGGCCGATCGCACTCGCGGTGGGCAACGACCGGCAGTTCGCGGCACTGGCCGAGGTCGTCGGGGATCCCGGTCTCGCCGTCGACGACCGGTTCCGCACGAACACCGACCGGGTCGCTCATCGCGCCGCACTGCGGGACATCCTGACCGAGCGGCTCGGTGCCGCGGGCGCCGACCACTGGACCACCGCCCTGCTGGCGGCCGGAGTGCCCGCCGGACCGGTCAACACCCTCGACGAAGCGTTCGCCTTCGCGCACAAGCTCGGCCTTCCCGGCATCGTCGAGATCCCCGCGGTCCCCGCCGACGGCGCCCAAGCCAGGCCCTTCCGCCAGATCGCGCACCCCATCGGCCTGAGCGGAACCCCGGCGCAGTACCGCCTGCCCCCGCCCTCCCTGGGCCGGCACACCGCGCAGATCCTGAACGACCCCTCCGACCAACCGATTTCCTGA
- a CDS encoding acyl-CoA dehydrogenase family protein, translated as MNAKPLKDPLELFDIASVLTDEEREIQATVARFVADRVRPHIGEWFENAHFARELAPELGKLGVLGMHLDGYGCAGTNAVSYGLACLELEAADSGFRSFVSVQGSLSMFSIWKWGSEEQKQEWLPRLAAGEAIGCFGLTEPDFGSNPSGMRTRAVREGGDWILNGSKMWITNGGIADVATVWAQTEDGVRGFLVPRGTPGFTTQDIKQKMSLRASVTSELYFDDVRLPDSARLPHAEGLRGPLSCLNEARFGILFGAVGAARDSLQAAVEYADSRVQFDKPISAFQLTQKKLADMTVSLGNAALLAVHLGRLKDQHRIRPEQISVGKLNNVREAIAIARECRTVLGANGISLEYSPLRHANNLESVLTYEGTSEMHTLVVGQAITGYPAFR; from the coding sequence ATGAACGCCAAGCCGCTGAAGGACCCCCTCGAACTGTTCGACATCGCTTCCGTTCTCACCGACGAGGAGCGCGAGATCCAGGCCACCGTCGCCAGGTTCGTCGCCGACCGGGTCCGCCCGCACATCGGGGAGTGGTTCGAGAACGCCCACTTCGCACGCGAACTCGCGCCCGAGCTCGGCAAGTTGGGGGTGCTCGGCATGCACCTCGACGGGTACGGCTGTGCCGGCACCAACGCCGTCAGCTACGGTCTGGCCTGCCTGGAGCTGGAGGCGGCGGACTCCGGTTTCCGCAGCTTCGTGTCCGTGCAGGGCTCGCTGTCGATGTTCTCCATCTGGAAGTGGGGCTCCGAGGAGCAGAAGCAGGAGTGGCTGCCCCGGCTCGCCGCAGGTGAGGCGATCGGCTGCTTCGGCCTGACCGAGCCCGACTTCGGCAGCAACCCCTCCGGCATGCGCACCAGGGCCGTCCGCGAGGGTGGCGACTGGATCCTGAACGGCTCCAAGATGTGGATCACCAACGGCGGTATCGCGGACGTGGCCACCGTGTGGGCGCAGACCGAGGACGGCGTCCGCGGCTTCCTCGTGCCGCGCGGGACGCCCGGTTTCACGACCCAGGACATCAAGCAGAAGATGTCGCTGCGGGCGTCCGTCACCTCGGAGCTGTACTTCGACGACGTACGGCTGCCCGACTCGGCGCGGCTCCCGCACGCGGAGGGCCTGCGCGGCCCGCTGTCCTGCCTGAACGAGGCCCGCTTCGGCATCCTGTTCGGAGCGGTCGGCGCCGCCCGGGACTCCCTGCAGGCGGCCGTCGAGTACGCCGACTCGCGGGTGCAGTTCGACAAGCCGATCAGTGCCTTCCAGCTCACCCAGAAGAAGCTCGCCGACATGACCGTGTCCCTCGGCAATGCCGCGCTGCTCGCCGTGCACCTCGGGCGTCTGAAGGACCAGCACCGCATCCGGCCCGAACAGATCAGCGTCGGCAAGCTCAACAACGTCCGGGAGGCGATCGCGATCGCCCGGGAGTGCCGCACCGTGCTCGGCGCCAACGGCATCTCCCTGGAGTACTCGCCGCTGCGTCACGCCAACAACCTGGAGTCCGTCCTCACCTACGAGGGGACCAGCGAGATGCACACCCTGGTCGTCGGCCAGGCGATCACCGGCTACCCGGCGTTCCGCTGA
- a CDS encoding electron transfer flavoprotein subunit beta/FixA family protein — protein sequence MNIVVLVKQVPDTAAERTLTGTDHTLDRENSDLVLDEINERAAEEALTLKEENDAEVTVVSMGPDSALDAIRKVLAMGADRGIHVCDDRLRGADVVTTAKVLAAAVGTVTDVDLVLAGDAATDGQASAVPAMVAELLGLPQLTHVRELALDAGRVRAERETDSGEATLGAPLPALVSVTEKINEPRYPSFKGIMAAKKKPVATVGLDDLFPDADHAAFLVTRTRVVEAVPRPARAAGTVVTDDGSAARRLFDHLLAQKLL from the coding sequence GTGAACATCGTCGTACTCGTCAAGCAGGTCCCCGACACCGCCGCCGAACGCACCCTGACCGGGACCGACCACACGCTCGACCGCGAGAACTCCGACCTCGTCCTGGACGAGATCAACGAGCGCGCCGCCGAGGAGGCCCTGACCCTCAAGGAGGAGAACGACGCCGAAGTCACGGTCGTGTCCATGGGGCCCGACTCCGCCCTCGACGCCATCCGCAAGGTACTGGCGATGGGCGCCGACCGTGGCATCCACGTCTGCGACGACAGACTCCGGGGCGCCGACGTGGTGACCACCGCGAAGGTCCTGGCCGCCGCCGTGGGGACGGTGACGGACGTGGACCTGGTCCTCGCGGGCGACGCGGCGACCGACGGTCAGGCGAGTGCGGTCCCCGCCATGGTCGCGGAGCTGCTCGGGCTGCCGCAGCTGACCCATGTACGCGAACTCGCGCTGGACGCGGGGCGGGTGCGCGCCGAGCGCGAGACCGACAGCGGTGAGGCCACGCTGGGCGCGCCGCTGCCCGCGCTGGTCAGTGTCACCGAGAAGATCAACGAGCCGCGCTATCCCTCCTTCAAGGGCATCATGGCCGCGAAGAAGAAGCCCGTGGCGACGGTCGGCCTCGACGACCTGTTCCCCGACGCGGACCACGCCGCGTTCCTCGTGACCCGCACGCGCGTGGTGGAGGCCGTCCCGCGTCCGGCGCGGGCCGCCGGGACTGTCGTCACGGACGACGGTTCGGCCGCCCGCCGGCTCTTCGACCACCTGCTCGCCCAGAAGCTCCTCTGA
- a CDS encoding electron transfer flavoprotein subunit alpha/FixB family protein: protein MPDVLVLVEHDGARVHKSTYELLTAARRLGDPVAVLVGAPGTAARLRESLARYGATRVYAAESTEAGEFVGSPAVDALYLAVRTVDPVAVLVSATTDGKEVAGRLAARLDTGLLTDAVDLDSSGTVTQIVFGGAYTTRSEVTHGIPVIALRPGSFDPEEHPGDAVEHALAVPPVDPAVSARVTARRAALAGDRPALTEASVVVSGGRGVAGADGFKVVEELADALRGAVGASRAAVDAGYYPHQYQVGQTGKSVSPQLYIALGISGAIQHLAGMQTSKTIVAVNKDPEAPVFGVADYGVVGDLFSVAPQLTREVAARRGGS, encoded by the coding sequence ATGCCCGATGTCCTCGTCCTCGTCGAACACGACGGGGCACGCGTCCACAAGTCCACGTACGAACTCCTCACCGCCGCCCGGCGGTTGGGCGACCCCGTCGCCGTGCTCGTGGGAGCTCCCGGCACCGCGGCCCGCCTCAGGGAGTCCCTCGCCCGGTACGGCGCCACGCGCGTCTACGCGGCCGAATCCACGGAGGCGGGAGAGTTCGTCGGCTCGCCCGCCGTAGACGCCCTGTACCTCGCGGTCCGCACGGTCGATCCGGTCGCCGTCCTGGTCTCCGCGACGACGGACGGCAAGGAGGTGGCCGGGCGGCTCGCCGCGCGACTGGACACCGGGCTGCTGACCGACGCGGTCGACCTGGACTCCTCCGGGACGGTCACCCAGATCGTCTTCGGCGGGGCGTACACCACGCGCTCCGAGGTGACCCACGGGATTCCGGTGATCGCGCTGCGGCCGGGCTCGTTCGACCCGGAGGAGCACCCCGGGGACGCGGTGGAGCACGCGCTCGCGGTGCCGCCGGTCGACCCGGCCGTGTCCGCCCGCGTCACCGCCCGCCGCGCCGCGCTCGCCGGCGACCGTCCCGCGCTCACCGAGGCGAGCGTCGTCGTCTCCGGCGGACGCGGGGTCGCAGGTGCCGACGGCTTCAAGGTGGTGGAGGAGCTGGCCGACGCCCTCCGGGGCGCCGTGGGCGCCTCCCGTGCCGCGGTCGATGCCGGCTACTACCCGCACCAGTACCAGGTGGGCCAGACCGGCAAGTCAGTCTCCCCGCAGCTGTACATCGCCCTGGGCATCTCCGGGGCGATACAGCACCTCGCCGGGATGCAGACGTCCAAGACGATCGTGGCCGTCAACAAGGACCCCGAGGCCCCCGTCTTCGGCGTGGCCGACTACGGCGTGGTGGGCGACCTCTTCTCGGTGGCTCCCCAGCTCACGCGAGAGGTGGCAGCCCGCCGCGGGGGCTCCTGA
- a CDS encoding GNAT family N-acetyltransferase: MLIDHWPLVGLRLRTPRLELRLPGEDELAELGELAAEGIHEPDRMPFLVPWTDLPPADRARSVVQHHWLRRGNWAPENWALNLVVLDHGRVVGLQTVAARDFAVLRQVSTASWLGARFQRQGIGTEMRAAVLHLAFAGLNALEAVSGAFEDNASSFTVSMKHGYELDGVERHVVRGRPAVMRRLRLTRARWEMHRHVRVSVAGLPPCLPMFGLADDSPADLHETAS; the protein is encoded by the coding sequence ATGCTGATCGACCACTGGCCCCTGGTGGGACTGCGTCTGCGTACCCCGCGCCTGGAGCTGCGACTGCCCGGCGAGGACGAGCTCGCCGAGTTGGGCGAGCTCGCGGCAGAAGGCATCCACGAACCGGACCGCATGCCCTTCCTCGTGCCGTGGACCGACCTGCCTCCCGCCGACCGGGCGCGCTCGGTCGTGCAGCACCACTGGTTGCGCAGGGGGAACTGGGCACCCGAGAACTGGGCCCTGAATCTCGTCGTCCTCGACCACGGCCGGGTCGTCGGCCTGCAGACGGTCGCCGCCCGGGACTTCGCAGTGTTACGGCAGGTGAGTACCGCCTCCTGGCTCGGGGCGCGGTTTCAGCGGCAAGGGATCGGTACCGAGATGCGTGCCGCGGTGCTGCACCTGGCCTTCGCCGGTCTGAACGCACTCGAGGCGGTGTCGGGTGCCTTCGAGGACAACGCGTCCTCGTTCACCGTGTCCATGAAACACGGTTACGAACTCGACGGCGTCGAGCGGCATGTGGTGCGTGGCCGGCCTGCGGTCATGCGGCGGTTGAGGCTGACGCGAGCCCGCTGGGAGATGCACCGGCATGTCCGTGTCTCCGTCGCGGGGTTGCCGCCCTGTCTGCCGATGTTCGGCCTTGCGGACGACAGCCCCGCGGACCTCCACGAGACGGCTTCCTGA
- a CDS encoding 3-hydroxybutyryl-CoA dehydrogenase → MTAIKHVGVVGAGQMGQGITEVCARAGLHVTLCDVTEDRARAGLAGVADSLLKAEKRGAVTPEDRALALAGVSVTADLSRLSKAELVIEAAVEDERAKTQLFRQLDEVADPAAVLASNTSSLPIARLAAATGRPEAVVGLHFFNPVPVMPLVEVIPSLHTSKATELRVRAFAAEILGKKTVVAQDRAGFVVNSLLVPYLLAAVRMVSAGTASAEDIDTGMTAGCAHPMGPLRLADLIGLDTVAAIGEALYEEYREPLYAPPPLLRRMVESGLLGRKSGQGFFDYRAAGEGPVRSTS, encoded by the coding sequence ATGACAGCGATCAAGCACGTGGGCGTCGTGGGAGCGGGCCAGATGGGTCAGGGCATCACCGAGGTCTGCGCCCGGGCCGGACTGCACGTGACCTTGTGCGACGTCACCGAGGACAGGGCCCGGGCAGGACTGGCGGGTGTGGCCGACTCCCTGCTCAAGGCGGAGAAGCGCGGTGCCGTCACTCCCGAGGACCGCGCCCTCGCGCTGGCCGGGGTCTCGGTCACCGCCGACCTTTCCCGCCTCTCGAAGGCCGAGCTGGTGATCGAGGCCGCCGTCGAGGACGAACGGGCAAAGACTCAACTGTTCCGGCAGTTGGACGAGGTCGCCGACCCGGCGGCCGTGCTGGCCAGCAACACGTCCTCCCTCCCCATCGCCAGACTCGCGGCGGCGACCGGCCGGCCCGAGGCGGTCGTGGGCCTGCACTTCTTCAACCCCGTGCCCGTGATGCCGCTGGTCGAGGTGATCCCGTCGTTGCACACCTCGAAAGCCACGGAACTGCGCGTGCGTGCCTTCGCGGCCGAGATCCTGGGCAAGAAGACGGTCGTGGCGCAGGACCGCGCGGGTTTCGTGGTGAACTCCCTGCTGGTGCCCTACCTGTTGGCGGCGGTACGGATGGTGAGTGCCGGCACGGCGAGCGCGGAGGACATCGACACGGGGATGACCGCCGGTTGCGCCCACCCGATGGGCCCGCTGCGGCTCGCCGACCTCATCGGGCTCGACACGGTCGCGGCGATCGGGGAGGCGCTGTACGAGGAGTACCGGGAACCCCTGTACGCCCCACCCCCGCTGCTGCGCCGCATGGTCGAGTCGGGGCTGCTGGGACGCAAGTCGGGGCAGGGGTTCTTCGACTACCGGGCGGCCGGGGAAGGCCCGGTGCGAAGCACCAGCTGA
- a CDS encoding LysR substrate-binding domain-containing protein has translation MELRWLESFVVVAEELHFGRAADRLHLAPSALSAQIRALESHLGVRLIDRGRRTRPALTSAGRLFLEETRLTLAQAARAVAVGRRAGRGELGHARIAYVASAAFSGVLTDVLGRCAAPGTALTVQVRELETPAQLEALACGDIDVGFLRWRPEYPSDVTAACLLTEDVVVAVPADAPLAAYEAIPAAALREESFVAPHFDEEYGCRDQILEVAAQGGFSPRCAPPVRDYVAALTLVGGGLAVALVPDSLRRAHLPGVAYRPLADVPLTTRLVGAYRRQETAPAVRGVIRRLREAAVPTAAG, from the coding sequence GTGGAACTGCGCTGGCTGGAATCGTTCGTCGTCGTCGCGGAGGAACTGCACTTCGGCCGGGCGGCGGACCGTCTGCACCTGGCGCCGTCGGCGCTCAGCGCCCAGATCAGGGCCCTGGAGTCCCATCTGGGTGTACGGCTGATCGACCGGGGGCGACGCACCCGCCCGGCGCTGACCAGTGCCGGGCGACTGTTCCTCGAGGAGACGCGGCTGACCCTCGCCCAGGCCGCACGGGCCGTGGCGGTGGGCCGACGCGCCGGACGCGGAGAGCTGGGGCACGCCCGGATCGCGTACGTCGCCTCGGCCGCGTTCTCCGGGGTGCTCACCGACGTCCTCGGCCGATGCGCGGCTCCCGGCACCGCTCTGACGGTCCAGGTGCGGGAGTTGGAGACGCCGGCCCAGCTGGAGGCGCTGGCCTGCGGTGACATCGACGTAGGTTTCCTGCGCTGGAGGCCGGAGTACCCGTCCGACGTCACGGCCGCGTGCCTGCTCACCGAGGATGTCGTCGTGGCCGTGCCGGCCGACGCGCCGCTCGCGGCGTACGAGGCGATACCGGCGGCGGCGCTGCGCGAGGAGAGCTTCGTGGCCCCGCACTTCGACGAGGAGTACGGCTGCCGCGACCAGATCCTGGAAGTGGCCGCGCAGGGCGGCTTCAGCCCCCGCTGCGCTCCCCCGGTGCGGGACTACGTCGCCGCGCTGACCCTGGTGGGCGGTGGTCTCGCGGTGGCCCTGGTCCCAGACTCGTTGCGGCGCGCACACCTCCCCGGTGTGGCCTACCGTCCGCTGGCGGACGTACCGCTGACGACCCGTCTGGTGGGTGCCTACCGCAGGCAGGAGACGGCACCTGCGGTGCGCGGTGTGATCCGCCGGCTGCGGGAGGCCGCGGTCCCGACCGCCGCCGGCTGA
- a CDS encoding alcohol dehydrogenase catalytic domain-containing protein, protein MLAARLHALGEPMSVDTVDVPTPRPTDVLVRVKACGIVPNMANVINNWPTWYPHQPLPKLPAIFGLDPAGVVEAVGDAVLNTKPGDRVYVSPLRSCGSCQMCRGGELSRCRYFTLNGYFSTSRDGQRIFDLYPYGGFCEYMTAPQHAIVNLPDNMTFEQAGKLGYIGTSYRALRYAGAGPGQVALIDGITGTLGVASTLLALASGVSRVLGTGRNEELLKRVKELAPDRIEVMRLGEGSTGAWAKSRTGGEGADFVISALGAKAPVETMLDSMQGVRRGGRVVNVGGVADRLPVDVKWLMDEQVQLIGSNWFSTAQGQEVADMVATGALDLSYLITKPFPLSEVNEAISGRATDLDGGFSNYVVLP, encoded by the coding sequence ATGCTCGCTGCACGACTGCACGCGCTCGGTGAGCCGATGTCCGTGGACACCGTCGACGTGCCCACTCCGCGGCCGACCGACGTGCTGGTGCGGGTCAAGGCGTGCGGGATCGTGCCGAACATGGCCAACGTGATCAACAACTGGCCCACCTGGTACCCGCACCAGCCTCTGCCCAAGCTGCCCGCGATCTTCGGTCTGGATCCGGCGGGCGTGGTCGAGGCGGTCGGCGACGCGGTGCTCAACACCAAGCCGGGCGACCGGGTCTACGTGAGCCCGCTGCGGTCCTGCGGCAGCTGTCAGATGTGCCGCGGCGGCGAGCTCAGCCGGTGCCGCTACTTCACCCTGAACGGCTACTTCAGCACCTCCCGCGACGGTCAGCGGATCTTCGACCTCTACCCGTACGGCGGCTTCTGCGAGTACATGACGGCTCCGCAGCACGCGATCGTCAACCTCCCGGACAACATGACGTTCGAGCAGGCCGGCAAGCTCGGCTACATCGGCACCTCGTACCGGGCACTCAGGTACGCCGGGGCCGGCCCCGGCCAGGTCGCGCTGATCGACGGGATCACCGGCACCCTCGGCGTGGCCTCCACGCTCCTCGCGCTCGCCTCGGGTGTCTCCAGGGTCCTCGGCACGGGCCGCAACGAGGAACTCCTCAAGCGGGTCAAGGAGCTGGCCCCGGACCGGATCGAGGTCATGCGGCTGGGCGAGGGCTCCACCGGCGCCTGGGCGAAGTCCCGCACCGGCGGCGAGGGCGCGGACTTCGTCATCAGCGCCCTGGGCGCCAAGGCCCCGGTGGAGACCATGCTGGACTCCATGCAGGGGGTGCGCCGGGGCGGCAGGGTGGTCAACGTCGGCGGCGTGGCGGACCGGCTCCCCGTGGACGTGAAGTGGCTCATGGACGAGCAGGTCCAGCTGATCGGCTCCAACTGGTTCAGCACCGCGCAGGGCCAGGAGGTCGCCGACATGGTGGCGACGGGGGCCCTGGACCTGTCCTACCTGATCACCAAGCCGTTTCCCCTGTCCGAGGTCAACGAGGCGATCTCGGGTCGCGCGACGGACCTCGACGGCGGATTCAGCAACTACGTCGTGCTCCCCTGA
- a CDS encoding carboxymuconolactone decarboxylase family protein: protein MARVPYLRREDADEANKPLYDRLEAERKVPTANIFLALAGAPEQLDGFLTYANALRAADLSPRLRELAILTVGHATRSAYEVAHHQSHGLKAGLTEEQLSAVGDFESSDLFDATEKAVMRLAKESTLHVAVSEETWRAAADHLTDRQMVELSLSIAWYNSGVRIMGLLDIDLEDNYPDPFANS, encoded by the coding sequence ATGGCACGCGTTCCCTACCTGCGCCGCGAGGACGCGGACGAGGCGAACAAGCCCCTGTACGACCGGCTCGAAGCCGAGCGCAAGGTCCCGACGGCGAACATCTTCCTCGCCCTCGCGGGCGCGCCCGAGCAGTTGGACGGGTTCCTGACCTACGCCAACGCGCTGCGCGCCGCCGACCTCAGCCCCAGGCTGCGCGAACTGGCCATCCTGACCGTCGGTCACGCGACCCGCTCCGCCTACGAGGTCGCGCACCACCAGTCGCACGGCCTCAAGGCCGGACTCACCGAGGAACAGCTCTCGGCGGTGGGCGACTTCGAGTCTTCCGACCTGTTCGACGCGACGGAGAAGGCGGTCATGCGACTCGCCAAGGAGTCCACACTCCACGTCGCCGTCTCGGAAGAGACGTGGCGTGCCGCCGCCGACCATCTGACGGACCGGCAGATGGTCGAACTGTCCCTGTCCATCGCCTGGTACAACTCCGGCGTCCGCATCATGGGGCTGCTGGACATCGACCTCGAGGACAATTACCCGGATCCTTTCGCGAATTCATAG
- a CDS encoding VOC family protein, with protein MLPPVNLRPSFNITRSSHVRLTVADLAESRNFYTSALGLIVSDEDERTCHLRGLAEACHHSLVLELDEEGAGSCRRIGFRVFLDEDLDIAYGWFRDRGLPAEWVDLPYQGRTLHVSDPAGTPLELCAHMETRPRLHIDFEHHQGAHVQRLDHFQTFAPNTYELTAFYGELGFRNSEYLAHGDKLLSAFMYRKGTCLDLAIVENTGPALHHFAYTVSESRDIFTACDWAGLLGYGEGVERGPGRHGPGGMLFTYLRDPDGHRVEVFNSHYQTIDTEVEPVRWDAGSLSTNVRWGLPALEKWYFEASPFVGVKQLPPAQAPQPMTLERFLLEQSAH; from the coding sequence ATGCTGCCACCCGTCAATCTGCGTCCGAGTTTCAACATCACCCGCTCCAGTCATGTCCGGCTCACGGTCGCGGATCTGGCCGAGAGCCGGAACTTCTACACGAGCGCCCTCGGGCTCATCGTCAGTGACGAGGACGAGCGCACCTGCCATCTCCGCGGCCTCGCCGAGGCATGTCATCACAGCCTCGTCCTGGAGCTGGACGAGGAGGGCGCGGGTTCCTGCCGGCGGATCGGCTTCCGGGTCTTCCTCGACGAGGACCTCGACATCGCCTACGGCTGGTTCCGCGACCGGGGCCTGCCCGCGGAGTGGGTCGACCTGCCGTACCAGGGCCGCACCCTGCACGTCAGCGACCCGGCGGGGACACCGCTGGAGCTCTGCGCGCACATGGAGACCCGCCCCAGGCTGCACATCGACTTCGAGCACCACCAGGGCGCCCACGTTCAGCGCCTCGACCACTTCCAGACGTTCGCGCCGAACACGTACGAGCTGACCGCGTTCTACGGCGAACTCGGCTTCCGCAACTCCGAGTACCTGGCCCACGGCGACAAGCTGCTGAGCGCGTTCATGTACCGCAAGGGCACCTGCCTGGACCTCGCGATCGTGGAGAACACCGGCCCCGCCCTGCACCACTTCGCCTACACCGTCTCCGAGAGCCGCGACATCTTCACCGCCTGCGACTGGGCGGGCCTCCTGGGCTACGGCGAAGGGGTGGAGCGGGGCCCGGGACGGCACGGTCCCGGCGGGATGCTCTTCACCTACCTCCGTGACCCCGACGGCCACCGGGTGGAGGTCTTCAACAGCCACTACCAGACCATCGACACCGAGGTCGAGCCGGTGCGCTGGGACGCGGGATCGCTGAGCACGAACGTCCGCTGGGGGCTTCCCGCGCTGGAGAAGTGGTACTTCGAGGCCTCGCCCTTCGTGGGGGTGAAACAGCTGCCGCCGGCCCAGGCGCCGCAGCCCATGACCCTCGAGCGGTTCCTGCTCGAACAGTCCGCGCACTGA
- the eno gene encoding phosphopyruvate hydratase, whose translation MTDTRIAKLHGRRVWDSRGRPTVEVEVHLADGAVGRAIAPAGASTGQGEAVDLRDGGSRFGGLDVRRAVGSVNTEIAPALLGLDAADQETLDRLLVNLDGTPDRGRLGGNAIVATSMAVLHAAAASAGVPLWRHLSAGRPVRIPLPEIQIFGGGAHADRRVDVQDFMVVCPAARSFSEALDWTAEIYRAAGSLMREAGKAQGVADEGGFWPAFDSNEEALETLTRAIETAGFTPAGQVGISLDVAASQFGGEGRYTLALDDRTLDTAALIDMLGDWIDQYPILSVEDPVGEDDHEGMVEFTRRFGHRCQVIGDDYLVTDAKRVEAAATGGAANAVLVKPNQAGTVTEAHQALRAGKDAGFGTVVSARSGETEDVTIAHLSVGWDAGQLKVGSFTRSERMAKWNEVLRIEEDLGDSAEFSGWSAFTFGDSGPATTKP comes from the coding sequence ATGACAGACACGCGGATCGCCAAGCTCCACGGCCGCAGGGTGTGGGACTCACGCGGGCGGCCGACCGTCGAGGTCGAGGTCCACCTCGCGGACGGCGCCGTCGGCCGGGCCATCGCACCGGCCGGAGCCTCGACGGGGCAGGGCGAGGCCGTCGACCTGCGCGACGGCGGCTCCCGCTTCGGCGGCCTCGACGTCCGCCGTGCCGTCGGCTCCGTCAACACGGAGATCGCGCCCGCCCTCCTGGGGCTCGACGCGGCCGACCAGGAGACCCTCGACCGGCTCCTGGTGAACCTCGACGGCACCCCCGACCGCGGCCGCCTCGGTGGCAACGCCATCGTGGCCACCTCCATGGCGGTGCTGCACGCCGCCGCCGCGTCCGCGGGCGTACCGCTGTGGCGGCACCTGTCGGCCGGCCGGCCGGTCCGTATCCCCCTGCCGGAGATCCAGATCTTCGGGGGCGGCGCCCACGCGGACCGCCGTGTCGACGTCCAGGACTTCATGGTCGTCTGTCCCGCGGCACGCAGCTTCTCCGAGGCCCTCGACTGGACCGCGGAGATCTACCGGGCGGCCGGCAGCCTGATGCGCGAGGCGGGCAAGGCACAGGGAGTGGCGGACGAGGGCGGCTTCTGGCCCGCGTTCGACTCCAACGAGGAGGCGCTGGAGACCCTGACCCGCGCCATCGAGACCGCGGGTTTCACGCCCGCCGGCCAGGTCGGCATCTCGCTGGACGTCGCCGCCTCGCAGTTCGGCGGCGAGGGGCGCTACACGCTCGCGCTCGACGACCGCACGCTGGACACGGCGGCCCTCATCGACATGCTGGGCGACTGGATCGACCAGTACCCGATCCTGTCCGTCGAGGACCCGGTGGGTGAGGACGACCACGAGGGGATGGTGGAGTTCACCCGGCGCTTCGGCCACCGCTGCCAGGTGATCGGCGACGACTACCTGGTCACCGACGCCAAGCGGGTGGAGGCCGCCGCCACCGGCGGGGCGGCGAACGCGGTCCTCGTGAAGCCGAACCAGGCGGGCACGGTCACCGAGGCCCACCAGGCCCTGCGCGCCGGAAAGGACGCCGGCTTCGGCACCGTCGTGTCGGCCCGCTCCGGCGAGACCGAGGACGTCACGATCGCGCACCTGAGCGTCGGATGGGACGCGGGCCAGCTGAAGGTGGGCTCGTTCACGCGTTCCGAACGCATGGCCAAGTGGAACGAGGTTCTGCGTATCGAGGAGGACCTCGGCGATTCCGCGGAATTCAGCGGCTGGTCCGCTTTCACCTTCGGAGATTCCGGCCCTGCCACGACCAAGCCGTAA